The Candidatus Koribacter versatilis Ellin345 genome has a segment encoding these proteins:
- a CDS encoding class I SAM-dependent methyltransferase, with amino-acid sequence MGVDYDMALSDLIRDQFTFQAAAYANAQPIRNEEILQRIVAAADPQVDDEALDVASGPGILTCALAAKVLHATGIDLTPAMLAQSRKLQAGQGLMNLTWVEGDVAHLPFSDASFTLVTCRYAFHHFSDPLTVLLEMKRVCKSGGRILVVDTAPAREKADAFNQMEKLRDNSHVRALPVEEMVAVFESAGLAEPKVETLRMAGDLNSLLARSLCQPGDEERCRCLYEESLGEDRIDMQPRREGDNILYAFPVALFVAPRS; translated from the coding sequence GTGGGCGTAGATTATGACATGGCGCTTTCTGATCTCATCCGCGACCAGTTCACCTTCCAGGCTGCTGCCTATGCCAACGCGCAGCCCATCCGTAACGAAGAAATCCTTCAGCGCATTGTTGCCGCGGCCGATCCGCAGGTGGACGACGAGGCCCTCGATGTCGCCAGTGGCCCCGGCATCCTGACGTGTGCGCTCGCCGCGAAGGTGTTGCATGCGACGGGTATCGATCTCACGCCCGCCATGCTCGCGCAATCCCGCAAACTGCAAGCCGGGCAGGGGCTCATGAACCTCACTTGGGTGGAAGGCGATGTCGCGCATCTCCCGTTCTCGGATGCGAGCTTTACGCTTGTAACCTGCCGCTACGCGTTCCATCACTTCAGCGATCCGCTCACGGTACTGCTGGAGATGAAGCGAGTCTGCAAATCAGGCGGCCGCATTCTCGTGGTGGATACCGCGCCAGCCCGCGAAAAAGCCGACGCCTTCAACCAAATGGAAAAGCTGCGTGACAACTCGCATGTGCGTGCGCTGCCGGTCGAAGAGATGGTTGCGGTTTTCGAGAGTGCCGGGTTAGCCGAGCCGAAAGTCGAAACGCTGCGCATGGCGGGCGATCTCAACAGTCTGCTTGCGCGGTCATTGTGCCAGCCCGGGGATGAAGAGCGGTGCCGGTGTCTTTATGAAGAGTCGCTGGGCGAAGATCGCATTGATATGCAGCCGCGGCGCGAAGGCGACAACATTCTGTATGCGTTTCCGGTCGCGCTGTTCGTCGCACCAAGAAGCTAA